The Methanococcoides methylutens MM1 genome has a window encoding:
- a CDS encoding thiamine pyrophosphate-binding protein: protein MEEMNGAEVLIKCLEDLGVKHIFGYTGAAILPVFHALRQSDIEIIINSNEQSSAFSAAGYSRSSDQVGIAMVTSGPAITNTLTSVADAYSDSIPLVVFAGQVPEHKIGTDSFQHINVKGIFGDVTKKVIQLSNDDDIESIVKDAYYFARSGKPGPVVIDFPLDKQQKVHYYQNMDVTKFRDSYHDDRHLSDQQCEDFFKLLLNSKRPLLYLGGGLNSEYGKQTIREFNDLFGIPSVNTLMAKGTVDERDDLNLGMLGMFGTPYANMLIQENDFFFAIGVRWDDRVAEKVGFAIGADIAYINIDPEKMHQIKIEREPKFTFIGDAATAIGDLLNYARKHKICLDIQEWQKRAAYLKRSWPLDYNREYECIQSAEVMANLADYVDENTKIATGVGNHQMLAAQYLPMQIAKSFMTSGSFGTMGFCLPTAIGIHYANPHSRVLAIDGDGSLRMNLGELHTIASLELPIKILMLNNNSDGMVQNLQDTEYEGVRIGTQRSKDVNFADIASSFGFTYAERISNRNELKKSIEEFMNAEGPCFLEVCTDREEILYPKVPAGESYKDMILGPYIKHVSED, encoded by the coding sequence ATGGAAGAAATGAACGGAGCAGAAGTTCTGATTAAATGCCTGGAAGACCTTGGTGTCAAACATATCTTTGGTTATACGGGAGCAGCAATACTTCCAGTATTCCACGCCCTCCGGCAGAGTGATATTGAGATAATTATTAATTCCAATGAGCAGTCATCAGCATTTAGCGCAGCTGGTTATTCAAGGTCAAGCGATCAGGTCGGCATAGCTATGGTCACATCCGGACCTGCCATAACTAATACACTTACAAGTGTTGCTGATGCGTATAGTGATAGCATTCCTCTAGTTGTATTTGCAGGTCAGGTCCCTGAGCACAAGATAGGCACCGATTCCTTTCAGCATATTAATGTCAAAGGTATTTTCGGAGATGTAACAAAGAAGGTAATACAACTGTCCAATGATGATGACATCGAATCCATAGTCAAGGATGCCTATTACTTTGCAAGATCAGGAAAACCCGGCCCCGTTGTCATAGATTTCCCTCTTGACAAACAGCAGAAGGTCCATTATTACCAGAACATGGATGTCACAAAGTTCAGGGATAGTTATCATGATGACAGACACCTGAGCGATCAACAATGTGAGGACTTTTTTAAACTGCTCCTCAATTCCAAAAGACCATTGCTCTATCTTGGAGGTGGACTGAACTCAGAGTATGGAAAGCAGACCATCAGGGAATTCAATGATCTTTTTGGGATACCTTCTGTCAATACACTAATGGCAAAAGGCACCGTTGATGAAAGGGATGATCTGAACCTGGGGATGCTGGGGATGTTCGGTACACCATATGCGAACATGCTTATCCAGGAGAACGATTTCTTTTTCGCCATTGGTGTTAGATGGGATGACAGGGTTGCGGAAAAGGTAGGATTTGCAATCGGGGCTGACATCGCCTATATCAATATTGACCCTGAGAAAATGCATCAGATTAAGATCGAACGTGAACCTAAATTCACATTCATAGGAGATGCTGCAACAGCTATTGGTGACCTGCTAAACTATGCCAGGAAACACAAAATCTGCCTCGATATTCAGGAGTGGCAGAAGCGTGCAGCGTATCTGAAAAGATCATGGCCATTGGATTACAACCGAGAATATGAATGTATACAATCTGCCGAAGTAATGGCAAATCTTGCAGATTATGTTGATGAAAATACAAAGATAGCTACGGGTGTAGGCAACCACCAGATGCTTGCAGCACAGTATCTTCCTATGCAAATAGCAAAATCTTTCATGACTTCCGGTTCCTTTGGAACAATGGGCTTTTGTCTGCCCACAGCGATCGGTATCCATTATGCGAACCCGCATTCAAGAGTCCTGGCTATTGATGGTGATGGTAGCCTGCGAATGAACCTTGGGGAGTTGCATACCATTGCATCATTGGAACTGCCGATAAAGATACTTATGCTGAACAACAATAGCGATGGAATGGTCCAGAACCTGCAAGACACAGAATATGAAGGTGTCCGCATAGGAACACAAAGATCAAAAGATGTTAATTTTGCAGATATTGCAAGTTCATTTGGTTTTACTTACGCAGAGAGGATCAGCAACAGAAATGAGTTAAAAAAGAGCATTGAAGAATTCATGAATGCAGAGGGGCCTTGTTTCCTGGAAGTTTGCACAGACAGGGAAGAGATCCTGTATCCGAAGGTTCCGGCAGGAGAATCTTATAAGGATATGATCCTGGGGCCATACATAAAACATGTTTCTGAAGACTAA
- a CDS encoding 4Fe-4S binding protein, producing the protein MVAVINRDECVGCGVCVDDCPAEAISMDGDNIAVVDADACTECGICVDSCPSEAISME; encoded by the coding sequence ATGGTAGCTGTAATTAACAGGGACGAATGTGTAGGATGCGGAGTATGTGTAGATGACTGCCCAGCTGAAGCAATTTCAATGGACGGCGACAACATCGCTGTAGTAGATGCTGACGCATGCACTGAATGTGGTATATGTGTGGACTCCTGTCCATCCGAAGCAATTTCAATGGAATAA
- a CDS encoding CDGSH iron-sulfur domain-containing protein, with product MEKETSPSINVSKNGPYIVKDLKTLRNSKGVFIETKPVIALCRCGGSSNMPFCDGTHLKNDFSGEKEKDRVPDRVDSYVGKHITIHRNRDVCSHVGHCVRNLPSVFKKGEEPWADPDAADPEEIARLIRTCPSGALSYTVNGELHKDYSHGPEIFVLKDGPYNVTGVRLDDPDGSVPETQDHYALCRCGKSRNKPFCDGRHSSAEFKDRKN from the coding sequence GTGGAGAAAGAAACCAGCCCTTCAATAAACGTATCAAAAAATGGACCATATATTGTGAAAGACCTTAAAACACTCAGGAATTCAAAGGGTGTTTTCATCGAGACAAAGCCTGTTATAGCACTTTGCAGATGTGGAGGGTCATCAAATATGCCATTTTGTGATGGGACACATTTAAAGAACGATTTTTCCGGGGAAAAAGAAAAAGACCGTGTTCCCGACAGGGTTGATTCTTACGTCGGAAAACATATTACCATTCATCGTAACAGGGATGTGTGTTCTCACGTAGGGCACTGTGTTCGTAATCTACCTTCTGTTTTCAAAAAGGGTGAAGAACCCTGGGCAGATCCGGATGCTGCCGACCCGGAAGAGATAGCAAGACTCATCAGGACCTGTCCTTCTGGCGCGTTGAGTTATACTGTTAATGGGGAATTGCATAAGGATTATTCTCATGGTCCGGAAATTTTTGTCCTGAAGGATGGGCCTTACAATGTTACCGGAGTCAGACTTGATGACCCTGATGGTTCAGTACCTGAAACCCAGGACCATTATGCTCTCTGCAGATGCGGTAAATCCCGAAATAAACCATTCTGTGACGGCCGGCACTCCAGTGCTGAATTTAAGGACAGGAAGAATTGA
- a CDS encoding pyridoxal phosphate-dependent aminotransferase: MSHLSTSSSLSQRSVNIPPFYVMEVLESAQKLEATGRDIVHLEIGEPDFPTAPHICDAANQSLASCNTRYTHSQGLPELRSAIVDDYNNRFGLDLVPEQVLVTSGTSPALMLSFMALLDQGDKCLLPNPHYACYPNFVSALGCHSNFAYTSEENGFGLTPGLVSENLDPETSAILINSPSNPTGYVISSKEMQGIAEIAESEGNIPIISDEIYQGLIYGGKDHSILEYTDNAFVLNGFSKKYCMTGWRLGYLIAPLDCMRVLQKLQQNFFICANSFVQEAGIAALRGPQDHVDRMVETYDERRKYMLKRLKDIGFRVGYEPMGAFYVLADASEFGNDSLEMSRMILNEAGVAVTPGIDFGDGAEGYIRFSYANNIENIEEGMKRLDGFLNG; encoded by the coding sequence ATGAGCCATTTATCTACCTCTTCATCATTATCCCAAAGGTCTGTGAACATTCCTCCTTTCTATGTCATGGAAGTGCTTGAAAGCGCCCAGAAACTGGAAGCTACCGGAAGGGATATCGTTCATCTTGAGATCGGTGAACCGGACTTCCCAACAGCACCACATATCTGTGATGCAGCAAACCAATCTCTTGCATCCTGCAACACCCGCTATACCCACAGCCAGGGTCTGCCTGAGCTTAGAAGCGCGATAGTGGACGATTACAACAACCGGTTCGGTCTCGACCTTGTTCCCGAGCAGGTGCTTGTGACATCCGGTACAAGTCCCGCACTGATGTTATCCTTTATGGCACTACTGGACCAGGGAGATAAATGTCTCCTGCCAAACCCGCATTATGCCTGCTATCCGAACTTTGTAAGTGCTCTTGGCTGCCATTCGAACTTTGCATACACATCTGAAGAGAACGGCTTTGGCCTGACCCCCGGACTTGTGTCTGAGAACCTTGATCCTGAGACCAGTGCGATCCTCATCAACAGTCCCTCAAACCCGACGGGATATGTGATATCATCAAAGGAAATGCAGGGAATCGCAGAAATAGCAGAATCGGAAGGTAATATCCCTATAATTTCAGATGAGATCTACCAGGGACTGATCTATGGTGGAAAGGACCACAGTATTCTGGAATATACTGACAATGCCTTTGTCCTCAACGGCTTCTCCAAGAAGTACTGCATGACGGGCTGGCGTCTCGGATACCTGATCGCACCTCTTGACTGCATGCGAGTGCTCCAAAAGCTCCAGCAGAACTTCTTCATCTGTGCCAACAGCTTCGTTCAGGAAGCCGGGATCGCTGCACTTCGTGGTCCTCAGGACCATGTTGACAGAATGGTGGAGACGTATGACGAACGCAGGAAGTACATGCTGAAGAGGCTGAAGGACATTGGTTTCAGGGTTGGTTATGAACCAATGGGCGCTTTCTATGTGCTTGCTGATGCCAGTGAGTTCGGGAACGATTCGCTTGAGATGAGCCGCATGATACTGAACGAGGCAGGTGTGGCTGTCACTCCTGGAATTGATTTCGGGGATGGTGCTGAAGGTTATATCAGGTTCTCGTATGCGAACAATATCGAGAACATTGAGGAAGGTATGAAGAGGCTCGATGGTTTTCTGAATGGGTGA